CGCTGACGGACAACCGGTCGAATTGCACTCGCGGCGCGGGCGCGCTGTGCTGCCCGCCCTCATCACCGACCGTGTGCGGCCAGGCAATTGCTTCGTACCTTTCCATTGGAACGACGAGCATGGCGAGTACCTCGCTATCAACGCACTGACGAGCGATGCCGTGGACCCCGACTCGCTGCAGCCTGAGCTGAAAGTGTGTGCGGTCAGGATGCGGCCCATCGCGGTCGTCCAGCAACCCGATCGACCGGAGGCAACATCCATGCACCCCGTCGCAGAAGCGCTCGACCTGGCACCGCAGTCCGTGCCCAATCTGGTCGAGAGCGAACAGGTCTACCTGGCTGGGTTTTTCACCACTCTGGAGCGGGGAGGAGAGGGAGTTCCCGTCTTGCCCGCGGGGGCGCCCGTTAGTGATCTGGTCCGGCTCTGGGTCGACGGAGCGTTGGCGGGAATGTACTCCCGTACCGGCGACTCGGCGCCTGGCCCGCTCGCCGCACCGCTACCTGCCGCACGGCCCATGCCGTTGGTGCTGTGGGCATCCCAGACGGGCAACGCCGAGGACTATGCCACCAACCTTGCCGCGCAGCTTAGTTCCACGGGTGCGCCGCCGCGGATCGTGAACATGGACGACTGTGGGATGGCTGATCTCGCCGCGGCCACCGACGTCCTGGTCGTCACGAGCACGTTCGGAGACGGCGGCCCTCCTGATAACGGCGCCGACTTCTGGGACCGCCTGCATGCATCGGATGCGCAGTTGTCTGGGATCCGCTTCGCGGTCTTGGGAATTGGTGATCGTGCTTACGAGAACTTCTGCGGGCACGCCAAATCCATCGACGACCGCCTGGCAAGTCTGGGCGCGGTCCGTCTGATGGACCGGATGGACTGCGAGATCTACGATGACGAGCCTCTAACGCAATGGGCACGTCAGGTGACGGATATGATCACGACCCAGGAGGGGCCGGTCACCCCGGCGGCGGTCCCCGCCGCGAGCCCTCGACCGTCGAGCACTGGCGCCCCCGAACCGTTCACCCGCAACAGTCCCGTCGCGGCCCGTTTGACCCGTAACACCGTGCTGACACCGCGTTCCTCCTCAAAAGAGGTGCGACATTTCGGGTTCGACATCTCCGAGCATGGCGTCGCCTACAGTGTTGGCGACGCACTCGGGGTCTGCCCGACCAACTGCGACGGCGCCGTCGACGCGTGGCTCTCCGGCACAGGGCTGCGTGCCGACGAAATCGTCGAGGTCGACGGTGTAGAACAGACCCTGCGCGATGCGCTGACATACTCCTACGACATCGTGCGGATAACCCCGAATCTGCTGAGCTTCCTCGCCGACAACACCACCAACACGGCAGCGGTCAAGGATCTCCATGAAGCACGAAAGAACCTTGCATCATGGGTGATTGGCCGCAGCGGCGTGGACGCCGTGCAAGAATTTCCGGTACGCGCCTCCGCCGAGCAGTGGCAGGACGTATTGGTGCGGTTGACCCCCCGCTGCTATTCGATTTCGTCCAGCCCTCTGGTCAGCCCGCATGAGGTTCAGTTGACGGTCTCCGTGGTCCGGTACCGGGGGACTGGCGGCGCCGAACGAGGGGGTGTGTGCTCGACGTTCCTTGCCGACCGCGCCGATGACACACCAGTTCCCGTGTTTCTGCAGAAGTCCCCGCATTTCCGGCCCCCGGAGGAGTCGCGGACTCCGATGATCATGATTGGCCCGGGAACCGGGATCGCACCGTTTCGCGGATTCCTGCACGAGCGCCGCGCGCTCGGCCACACCGGCCGTAACTGGCTCTTCTTCGGCGACCAGCATGCGGCCCAACACTTTTACTATCGAGACGATCTGTCCACCATGGCCGATGACGGCTTTCTGTCCAAGCTTGACGTCGCCTTCTCTCGCGACCAGAAGGACAGGGTCTACGTGCAGCACAAGATGGTGGACAACGGCGCCGAGCTCTGGGCATGGCTGCAAGACGGCGCCCACCTCTATGTGTGCGGCGACGCATCCCGGATGGCCAAAGACGTCGACACCGCACTGACATCAATCATTGAAAAACATGGCAGGCTCTCGGCCGAGGGTGCCCACGATTACAAGCGCGAACTGGTCGCCAGTAAGCGGTATTTGCGAGACGTCTACTAGACCCGACTTGACACAAAGGTGCCACCGTTGACGTACGTGAAACCGCCCGAGCTGTAACGCGTAATCCGCCCGTCTACACCAGCACTTTGGCGGCTTGGCGTTCGGCGCGTTTGGCCTGGCGCTCCAGGTACTTGGCCTTGACTTCCTCGAAGTCCTCGGAGGTCTTCTTGAGGTCACTGACGATGCGGGCCAGGTCCTCGCGGTACCACTCGGCCTCGCCGTTGATGTCGTCACGATCGAAGATGCGCCACTTGCGCAGCACCGGCAGCACGACCTCGTCGAGGTGTGACTGCGGGTCGTAGACGCCGCCGGTGGCGATGGTGACCGCGTTGCGGCGGAATCCCGGAATTGTGTAGCCGGGCATCGTGAAGTTGTCGAGCACCTTGTGGACAGCCTTGACTGCTTGGTTCGGGGCGATTTCCAGGCCGGCTGTCACCATGTTGCGGTAGAAGATCATGTGCAGGTTCTCGTCGGTGGAGATGCGCTTGAGCAGCTCATCGGCGATGGGCTCGGCGCAGGCCTTACCGGTGTTGCGGTGCGAGACGCGGGTGGCCAGCTCCTGGAACGTCACGTACACCACCGAGTCGAACAGGCTCTCGGAGAACGGTATGTTCTGGCGGTTCTGGCCGGGGGAGAACCCGCTGGTCATCTGCGCAATGCGCAGCTTCTCGAGTTCGAACGGGTCCACCGAACGGGTCACCACCAGGTAGTCGCGGATGGCGATACCGTGCCGGTTTTCCTCGGCGGTCCAGCGGTTCACCCAGGTGCCCCACGGCCCATCCATGGTGAAGTTCATGGCGATCTCGCGGTGATACGAGGGCAGGTTGTCCTCGGTCAGCAGGTTCGTGATCATGGCGATCTTGGCCAGCTCGGAGAGCTTGGACTGCTCAGGATCCCAGTCCTGACCACCTAGAGCCTTGTAGTTCTTGCCCTCAGACCAGGGGACATAGTCATGCGGGTTCCAGTCCTTGGTGACGCCGAGGTGGCGATGGACATTCTCCTCGACCACAGGCTCAAGCTCATGGAGCAGCTCCAGGTCGGTGAAGGCCTTCTGCATGAATACTTCCTCGTAGTGGGGGCCAGACAGAAACCGCAACTAGCAGTACCCGTATCCAGCAGTTACAGAAATCTAGCATGCCTGGATGCCTCGCAGGCATGTACAGCGATTACTCGTCTAATTGAGAGCATTCCGTGACCGTCCCTCCGCGTGCGGCCGACCATGGCGCGTATTCGCCGACGATGGCGATCGATTGCCATCCCGTTGGATCGAAAGTCGTTGAGCACCAGATATTTACAAGTCACCTCCTCCGAGTCCATGAAAAGGCGAGTAGTGTCCGTGACGTAACTATCGCCGTGGCATGTCCGAGCGCCGACTGGTTTGGCTCATACGGATTCCGTTTGTTTGAGTCCCACTGAGCAACAAGGAAGTACGCATGACACAGGCTGAGTACCCCGGCCCTCCCATTCGCTTCACGCTAGGCCCACGCAAGACCGGCAGGATGAACGGAGCGTGGTGGCCGCAAGACGACGGATTCATCGCGCGGGAACTCTCCCCTTTGGTGGAAGAGCTGTCCGGGCACATCGGCGGGGTCAGCGAGGTGTCGCTGAACTGGAAGGCGGGGTCGCCTCGGTCGAGCATGAGGTCGGCGGCTATGCCTCCGTCGCTCACCAATCGTCCGTTCCATTGGGTGGTCACGCTTCGAGGTGAGCATCGGACGGTGCGGATTCTTATGGTGCCGGCTCGTACGAACAGGAGTCTGGCGCGGTTGATCATGCGTCTGGCGGCGCAGATGCCTCTACTTGATTCTCCGAAGGAGGAGGAAGTCTCCGCGGCGCTCCGGATCATTATGGCCGCCTAGCGGTCGGCGTTGAGCTCGGCGAGCAGATGGCGGACGCGTTGTTCGATGTCGTCCCGGATGGGGCGCACCGCTTCGAGGGGCTGGCCGGCAGGGTCGGGCAGCTCCCAGTTTTCGTAACGTTTCCCGGGGAAGTACGGGCAGGTGTCACCGCAGCCCATGGTGACGACGACGTCGGCTCCTCGCACGATCTCTTCGGTCCACGGTTTCGGGTACTCGCCGGTGATATCGATGCCGAGTTCGGCCATGACTGCGACTGCGGCGGGGTTGATTTCCTTTCCGGGCTCTGAGCCGCCCGACCAGGCAACCGCCCGGTCGCCGGCTAGATGCGTGAAGAACCCAAGTGCCATCTGAGAGCGGCCCGCGTTGTGCGTGCACAGAAAGAGCACAGTGGGCTTGTCTTGGGTCATTGGGTCACCTTCTGGCCTGCAGTGTCGATCGAATCCGGTTGAGGGGCACGTGTAATGCGGCGCCGCAGTGCCAAGGACACGTATACGAGGGCGACCAGCACGGGTACCTCGATCAGCGGGCCGACGACACCGGCTAGGGCTTGGCCGGAGGTGGCGCCCCAGGTGGCGATCGCGACAGCGATGGCCAGTTCGAAGTTGTTGCCGGCGGCGGTGAATGCGAGCGTGGTGGTGCGTGGGTAGCCCAGCCTGAGGGCAGCGCCGAGGAGGTATCCGCCACCCCACATGATCGCGAAGTAGGCGAGTAAAGGCACCGCGATACGTGCAACATCCCAAGGCCGAGAAGAGATCTGATCGCCTTGGAGCGCGAACAAGATCACGATGGTGAACAACAGTCCCCACAGTGCCCAGGGGCCGATGATCGGCAGGAATCGTGTTTCATACCACGTGCGCCCCTTGACCTGTTCGCCGATACGGCGGGAGAGATATCCAGCCGCGAGCGGGATCCCCAGGAACAGGAGTACAGATTTGGCGATCTGCCACGGCGACGTGGCGATGACGGTTTGCGGCAGATGCAGCCAACCGGGCAGGACGGATAGATAGAACCAACCCAGGACCGCGAACATGAGCACCTGAAACATCGAATTCAGGGCGACAAGGACGGCCGCCGCATCCCGATCGCCGCACGCAAGGTCGTTCCAGATGATCACCATGGCGATGCACCGTGCCAGTCCGACGACGATAAGCCCGGTGCGATACTCGGGCAGATCTGGTAACAGCAGCCAGGCCAGCGCGAACATCAACGCCGGGCCGAGTGCCCAGTTCAAGACCAGCGAGCCGATCAGCAGCTTGCGGTCAGCGGTGACGGCACCGAGGCGGTCATAGCGCACCTTGGCCAATACCGGGTACATCATGATGAGTAGCCCAACGGCGATCGGCAGCGAGATCCCTTCGACCTGAACTCTTTCCAGCACACTGTTCAGCCCAGGGATCCAGCGACCCAGCAGCAGTCCGGCTGCCATCGCGAGTCCGATCCATGCCGGCAGAAACCGGTCCAACATCGATAATCTCTGTGGCGTACTCACTCAGGACGCCCGCATGTGCAGCCGTCGCCTTCGGGGAGGAGTTCGGGACTGGTGCCGAATGTGTCCGAATCCGCCAAAATTGCGTAGATTTCCCACTTTTCCCGATCAGGTGCGGTGACCCACACCTTGTCTTGTGTTGCGAAACAACACGTGGTGCCGATCTCTTCTTCGGTGAACATGCCTGCATCGGTCAATCGGCCGATCTCGGCGTGGACCTGCTCGCTGGATTCGACCTGTACCCCGAGATGGTTGATCGTGCCGCCGTGGCCCGGGTTCTCCAACAACACCAGCTTCAGCGGTGGGGAATCGATCGCAAAGTTGGCATATCCGGGCTTACGTTTGGCCGGTTGTACGCCAAAAAGCTTTGAATAGAAGTCGATTGACGCATCGAGGTCGTCGACATTGAGAGCCAGCTGTACGCGGGACACCGGTTCACCTCCGGAACTAATGAGATATTTATCGAACTTATCGGATGCGCCCAGTGTGCCATGTCTTTGACATATGTCAAAGCATTCGGGATGCTGGAAGCATGCCCAAGGCTCTTCCCGTGGTAGATACCACCGCTCCCGTGTGCTGCCAACCTGTGGCGGCCGGTCCGATGAGCGACGAACAGGCCCTGGAAGTCGCGCTGCGGCTCAAGGCGCTCGCGGACCCGGTGCGGGTCAAGATCATGTCCCAGCTCTTTGGCGCGCCCATGCGAGAGATCATCAGCGGTGACCTCGCGGGCATCCTCAGACTCACCGAGTCAACCGTCAGTCACCACATGAATCAGTTGCGAAAAGCCGGGTTGGTGGAATCGGACCGCCGCGGAATGAACGTCTATCACCGGCCGGTTCCGGATGCGCTGACCGCGTTGTGCACGGTCCTGGATCCCGGCTGCTGCCAATAGAATCGACCGATGTCGACGACAGCCCGCAGTGACAGCGCTCGTTCATGCTGATCGGTATCGCGGCGGCCGTGCTGGCATGCCTGGGGTACGGAACCGCGTCCGTCCTCCAGGGATACGGTGCCCGCCAATCCGCGACGAATGTTCACGGGCGCTCCGGTAATGGTGCACCGTCGCTAAGCTCCACAATCGCCGCGATGCTGACGCCGGCATTCATCGCCGGGATGGTTCTCGATCTCGTCGGATTCGCGGGCACCCTGGTGTCGGCGCGGTTGATTCCACTGTTTCTCTCCCAGACGATCATGAGTGCGAACCTGGCGGTCACCGCGGTGCTCGGTATCGCAGTACTCGGTGTGCGGTTACAACGACGGGACTGGCTGGCCATCTCGGCCGTATTGCTGTCGCTATGTGTGCTGGCGTTGACTGCCGGTCCTCGTGGCGAGGATTTCGCGACGCCATCGGTTCACTGGGGTGTGTTGATCGCATCGGTGGCAGTGCTGCTCACCGGCCTGGGCCTCATTCGTGTCTTGGGCTCACGCGCCGCGATTCCTGCGGGGTTGTTGGCCGGGATTCTTTATGGCGCAATGTCTGTTGCGGTCAGAGTGCTTGACGGGCTCGATCCGCTACGGGTGAAGGTCCTGTTGTCCGATCCCGTCGCCTACGCGGTGATTCTCGCGGGGGTGGGCGGCTTCTACCTGTTTACCGTTGCGCTGCAAGTGGGTTCGGTGAACGGCGCGGCCGCGGCATTGGTTGTGGGGGAGACGGTCGTACCCGGTGTTACCGGTGTACTGCTGTTGGGCGACGGCGCGCGCCCGGGATTGGGCTGGCTTGTGGCCGTGGCGTTCGTGGTTGCGGTCGTCTCGGCGGTGAGTGTGGCCGCGTTCGGTGCCGTCGAGAACACGCAGTCGACGGCACCGGATCCGGCGCGCTAAGTCAGTTTGATGCGTTGAGAATCTTGATCGCGAAGACGAGTGTGTCTCCCGGCCGGATACCGGCGCTGGGCTGCCCGGAGGGATAGCCGTCAGCGGGGACCATCGCGACGGCGACGGTCGACCCGACATGTTGCCCCGCGATGGCCTTCTTGAATCCCGGTACCACCCCATTAAGCGGGAATTGGGCAGGCGTGCCACGCGTATAGGCGCTATCGAACACGGAGCCGTCGCGCCCGTTAACGCCCATGTAGCAGACCGAAACCGTGGCCAGATCTCCGACGATCGGTCCGGATCCAGCCTGGAGCGTGTGCACCTGGGTCTCGGCCACGCTGAATGGCGCGGTCACGTTGACACTCGGCGCCGCGGTGTCCGTGGAGCCGGAGACGGCGACGTTCCCGGTGCTTCCCGACAGCGTCCATTCAGGTGTGCCGGAGTTCTGTGGCGCCGCCGTGGGGCACCCGGTGGTGGCGGCGGGCGGGTCGGCGGGTGCTGACTTGGCCTCCGTGTCGGAGCCGCACGCGGCCAGCGTCACAACGAATGAGGCGGCGCAGGCGGCAAGTGCGACGGACGGGTACACGCGCAAGGAGTTCACGGTCGCCACGCTAACAGCTGCGCGGCGACCGCCTGCGAGTGCCAAGTCAATGGCGTTCACGCGGTGGGGGAAGTGGCACTGTCCGGGGATCAGCACGGCCCGGCGAACTCGCTCAATCGTGCGTTCCTCCGTCGGCCCGCGAGTAATTTTCAGATTGGAGCTACCGCTCGACGGCGCTATCCGCCAAGGGCGTATCGCGTTAGCCGAAGCGACTCGTAAACTGCTGCCATGAAATGGTTCTCACGGAGGCGAAGCGAAGACCGCGAGCCCGTTCAGCTCAGCGCTGAGGCCGCCTCTGTGGTTGACCAGCTCGTTGATCACCATCACGATCGTGAGTGGCCCACGGCGATCGGCTGGCATCTGCCTGACGAAGAGCCGCCTTGGGAGGCGTTGCACGAGCTGCGTAGTACGGGTTACTGCGAGGTCGAGCGGGACGGCGACGAGGTCGAGGTCGATTTCACCGAGCTTGGGCGCCGCACCTTCACGTGAGGCTTCTCGCGGGCGGTCGAAGATGCCGTCGCAAGGGGACAATCTCATCGAGCGCCGCACGAGCGTTGAGTCGGCAGGTGAGATAGCCTGGGCAGCAAGTAGAAAGGCTGGCCGGCCAGGGTATCTGGACGGCCAGCCGGGCGCATTTTTCTCGCGCTGTAGGAACTTTAGACGGTCTGCACTGAGACAGCCTGAGGGCCGCGATCGCCGGCTTCTTCTTCGAAGCTGACGCGATCGTTCTCGTTGAGGCTGCGGTATCCGCCCTTGTCGATGATGGCCGAGAAGTGAACGAACAGGTCCTTGTTGCCGTTGTCCGGGGTGATGAATCCGAATCCCTTTTCGGCGTTAAACCATTTCACGATGCCTTGAGCCATGCGATTACTCTCCTGAGTGTCTAATTGCGGGGCCGACATTCGACCCTGGGTCTTGCGGAGGTACGCGAAATCAAAGCAACTGGCAAAAGTCACGGAGATTGGGTATGTGTCCGCCGCGGAAAATCTTCGCGAGCGTGTCACTAAGAAAATCAACCGTTTTGACCTTACCAGAGGTCGAGCCCGATAACCAATGGCTGACAGTAGTTCGGCGCAGCAGCATATGAATCAGCAACCGGATTCGGAACATTGGGGAGTGGAGCGATCCTTCGCTCCATCAGGTGCCGAACGGAGCTCGACGCTACGCTGATCGCCGAGACTTAAACTGAACCGGAAGAAGCGACGCCGATGAGCCGCTACTGGCAGTCGTATTGGTACCAGGTGATGTACAGCGAAGACCGGAACCCTGGCTGGAAGCCGCTCCACTCCGGTCCGCTCCATCAGGTGCCGAACAAGTCCCTCGTGACCGGCACGCTTGCCGACTGGGTAGTCCCCGTTCTTGAAGACACGGCAGACGAGATCGACTGGATCTCAGGGGAGATCCGGATCGACTGCTATACCGAGGCCGTACCGGCCCCCGGCACTCAGCCCTTCTTCTACAGCGACACCCGCGACGTGCCCCGGATCAGTTACTACCGGCCCACTGCCTGGCCCATCCAGTGATGTCGCGACGGTCTCAGTTGGGCAAAGGTACTGCGTCTTACCCGCGATGCGGGGGCCTATCTCCGCCGCGTGGCTTTAGTGTTGGCTGTTATGGCGGGACTTGTCGGTTACGTGAAGCGCTGGCGCACAGCCCTTCACGTAACCGTGTCGGCATCGATACTTGCTGGCCTCGCACTCCCCATTGTGCCGGTAGCTCACGCGGCCGCGGCCGCGGCGACGTTGTCGGTGACATCGACGTGGCAGACCGGTTTCATCGCTAGTTTCACGATCACCAACTTGAGCACGGTGCCGCTCTCCGATTGGCGGCTCGAGTTCGACCTGCCGATCGGAGAGTCCATCCGGCACACGTGGAGCAGCAGTGTGACGCAATCTGGTACCCACTACGTTCTGAGTCCCGCGAACTGGAATCGCATCATCGCGCCAGGAGGTTCGGCCACCGGCGGTCTACGGGGCGTGCTGAGCGGTTCCTACACACCACCGTTGAACTGTGTGCTCAACGGGCAAGTTCCATGCAGCTAGAGGCTGCGGTGCGCAGAAACCAACCAGGCCGGTAACTGGGCGCGTCCGTCGGAGCCGATCGTCACACCGCGATACTCGAAGCCTTCGGGCAACTGGCTGGGAACATTCACCCATGCTCGTGCGCGCCGGATCTCGTCGATGACCAAGTGCCGCCCCACGATGCTGTGCAGCTGCTGTTCGGTGAACGGCCGGGGCCCGAATTCGGCATCTGGCGGAAAGGCCTCGGTCGCAAAAACAAGTGCAAAGAACTTGCCGCCGGGCCTGAGCGCTCGCGCCAGTGATCGCACATAGCTTTCTCTGAGCTCATCGGGTAGGCAGTGAAATACAAGGCCATCAATGACGGTATTAAAATAATTGTGGTAGCCGGTGTCTGCGGTCAGGTCAGCTGTATTGAAAATAGCATCCAAGCCAAGCTGGGCGGCCGCTCTCTGCGCTTTGTCTATCGCACTGCCAGATAGATCGAGACCCACGACTTGGTACCCATGATCGGCCAGCTTTAGCGAGGTCAACCCCACCCCGCACCCAGAATCGAGGATCGGGCTCTCAAATCGACCTTGCCGGTGTAGAGCTGCTATTTCGGGTTGCATCTCGCCGATATTCCACCCCGGATCACCAGGCGCATAAACCGCTTCGCCCCTGTACAACTCGTCCCAGTCCACGGCATTCACATCAAATGTTGGCATATTGCCGATATTAGGTGCGATACCGACGGCCGGCAACAAATTGTTTTGCTCAAGCCGACCATTTTTCAAAGGGTAAATTACTCTCCATTGCTGAATAGAGGCTACGCGAAAGTTGTCAATCTGCTGAAAACCGATAACAAATTGGAAACGTATTACGGACTATTTACGGGATGGTTTAGAAAGATCGCACGTGGGTGGAGGGTGTGCGGAGGCGATGAGACGTTCCGCCAGTTGTGCGCTCGCCGGTCCGAGTTGAGATTGTTCGGCCGACGCGAGGTAGATCTTCCACGTGATGGCAGGGCGGACGGCGAGCGCGCGCAAGTGCGCGAACTGTGTGGCCTCGCTGGCAGGCATGAAGATGGTGCCGAGCCCATGCTGGACGAGGCTCGCAGCGATCGAATACTCAAGGGCGACTTCATGCGGCGTGAACGCGGTGACACCCGCGGCGGCAAAGGCGTCGTCGACCAAGCGTCGCAAGCCAAACTGGCTGGGAAAGCCGATGAGGTGTTCGTCGACAAGTTCGGTGATGCTGACGTGGCTTCGTTCGGCGAGTCGGTGATCGGGTCGGCAGACAAACATCATGGGCTCTGCACAGAGGAGCCGCATCTGAACATCTGCCGGAAACCGATCGGGCGCTGAGACAAGGGCTAGGTCGAGGGTTCCGTTGGCGATGGCCGACAAGTATGCGCTCGATCCGGTTTGGCTTTGCCGCAAGCGGATTTGGACCAGCGGATAGTCGCGGTGGAACTGCCCCAGCACCTCGGGTACGTCGAGCGGCCCACAGGAGATGAGTGCGCCGAGATCGACCCTCCCGGTCAGCGCGCCACGGAAATCTCCGACGGAATCTTTGGCATGCCGGGCGGTCTGGATGACGCGAATGGCATGCGTGTGGAACAACTCTCCGGCCGGGGTCAAACGGATCTGTTGCCGCGTACGGTCGAACAGTTCCACCCCAAGTTCCTTCTCTAACTTGCTCACCGAAGTAGACAGCGCGGACTGGACAACGTGGGCACGCTGAACCGCCCGGGAGAAGCTCATCTCACTGGCAACGGCAACAAAATGTTCCAACTGTCGAAGTTCCATCTGCCACCTCATCTATTTAGTAGATGAAATCTATCAAAAGTATGCGTTGGACTAGATGGGTTGCGGCGACTGTGATGGAGAGGGACACGGACGAAAGGATGAGGATGCCTGCCATGGATATGTCTTCGAAAGCAGCAGTGACGATGAAGGCGATCGTCGCGCAGCAAGGCACCGAGGGTGTCGGGCTGTCGTTGATGGACATGCCTTACCCGCATGCCGCGGAGAACGACGTCATCGTCCGGGTACATGCCGCCGGATTCACTCCCGGTGAACTCGACTGGCCCGGAACCTGGGCCGACCGCTCGGGACGGGACCGGGCTCCTAGCATTCCGGGGCACGAAGTATCCGGTGTGATAGCCGAATTGGGCTATGGAACAACCGGGCTGACGGTAGGACAACGAGTCTTTGGCATCACAGACTGGGCGCGGAATGGAACGTTGGCAGAGTACGTCGCAGTGGAAGCGCGTAATCTTGCGCCACTCGCGGCTGATGTCGATCACGCAGCTGCGGCGGCCCTGCCTGTCTCTGGCCTGACAGCCTGGCAGGCGATGTTCGTCCATGCGCA
This genomic window from Mycobacteroides chelonae contains:
- a CDS encoding LysR family transcriptional regulator, which gives rise to MELRQLEHFVAVASEMSFSRAVQRAHVVQSALSTSVSKLEKELGVELFDRTRQQIRLTPAGELFHTHAIRVIQTARHAKDSVGDFRGALTGRVDLGALISCGPLDVPEVLGQFHRDYPLVQIRLRQSQTGSSAYLSAIANGTLDLALVSAPDRFPADVQMRLLCAEPMMFVCRPDHRLAERSHVSITELVDEHLIGFPSQFGLRRLVDDAFAAAGVTAFTPHEVALEYSIAASLVQHGLGTIFMPASEATQFAHLRALAVRPAITWKIYLASAEQSQLGPASAQLAERLIASAHPPPTCDLSKPSRK